GTAAGTCCACGCTATTTAACCGCTTAACGCGTACTCGTGATGCATTGGTTGCTGATTTCCCGGGATTAACCCGCGACCGAAAATACGGTAAGGCCGAATCTGCTGGCCACGAATTTATCGTTATTGATACCGGTGGTATTGATGGAACTGAAGACGGCGTTGAAACCCATATGGCAGGTCAGTCGCTACTAGCGATTGAAGAAGCAGATGTTGTTCTATTTATGGTGGATGCACGCGCAGGGTTGATGCCTGCGGATCAGGGCATCGCTCAACACCTTCGGATGCGTGAGAAGGCGACTTTCTTGGTTGCTAATAAGACTGATGGCCTGGATCCTGACAGTGCGGTAGGCGATTTTTATGCTTTGGGATTAGGGGAAGTTTATCCGATAGCGGCTTCTCATGGGCGCGGTGTGACCTCTTTAATTGAGCAAGTGCTGGGGCCGGCCGTTGAGGAAGATGAGTCTGCCGAATCAGAATATGAACAGTTTGCCGGTATCGATGGCGATATTGGGGATGAAGAGTTTGATGAAAATGCGGTAGAAGATGAGGAAGAAGATACCTCTTATCTGGAAAATTTACCGATCAAACTGGCAATTGTTGGTCGGCCAAACGTGGGTAAGTCAACGCTAACTAACCGGATTCTGGGTGAAGAGCGCGTCGTAGTTTATGATATGCCGGGAACAACCCGCGACAGTATTTATATTCCAATGACTCGGGATGAAAGAGAATATATCCTGATTGATACCGCTGGCGTGCGGAAACGGGCGAGAGTGACAGAAACGGTAGAGAAATTCTCCGTCATTAAAACCCTACAGGCCATTGAAGACGCTAATGTTGTGTTGCTGGTGATCGATGCCCGTGAAGGCATTTCCGATCAGGATCTTTCCCTGTTGGGATTCATCATCAATAGTGGGCGCTCACTGGTTATCGCGGTAAATAAATGGGATGGCCTATCGCAGGAAATCAAAGAACAAGTCAAAGAGGCATTGGATATGCGCTTAGGCTTTGTTGATTTTGCTCGTGTTCATTTTATCTCCGCTTTACACGGTAGCGGTGTGGGTAACCTGTTTGAATCAGTCCAAGAAGCCTATCGCTGTGCAACCCGTAGAGTGAGCACTTCTTTACTGACGCGTATTATGCAAATGGCACAAGACGATCATCAGCCACCTTTAGTGGGTGGTCGCCGTGTAAAGCTGAAATACGCTCACGCGGGTGGCTATAACCCACCGATTGTCGTGATTCATGGTAATCAGGTAAAAGACCTGCCGGATGCCTACAAGCGTTATTTGATGAATTATTTCCGTCGTTCGCTGGAAGTAATGGGAACACCAATCCGTATTCAGTTTAAAGAAGGTGATAATCCGTTTGCGGGTCGCCGTAATAAACTGACGGCAACCCAACAGCGCAAACGTCGTCGATTGATGCAGCATATTAAGAGTCGTGGCAAGTAAGATTAAAGAAAGTAAAAAGGGGCGCAATACGCGCCCCTGAGTCTACCGACAAACCAGATAAATTGGCATCAATGGATATTCCGGTCATAAAATCTAAAATACTTATATTAGCTTTGTGCTCGACCGGAAGACCACCTGTACTTGGCTTTAGTGCATACCGGTCCTAGCCGGGTTAGGGGCGTTTGGTTGGCTTACGCCAAGTCGACCTCAACACCCGTCCCTCCCGTCAATTGGCTAACTTAAGAACTATCAGGCTTTGTCATCAATCTCAAGGGGCGCGAGCGCCCCTTTTGCTATGTTGGTCAGAACTCTGATTCCAGATAATCCCTGTGATAAAGAATGCTTATCAACCCGCTTCTGGTCGTTGATGTGGTTCCAGAGTTTTATCATCGACATCGGATGGAAGCTCAACATCAGTATCAATGATGAGAGGAGCCCTTGCTGTATTTGATTCTGCTTCAGCATCGTCAACTTCTGGTTCTTCTGCCGTTGCCATCATTCCATCTTTACGCAGAGAATCGACCAACTCGGATACTTCCTCATCCGCCACGCCCAGAACTTTCAGCGCTTCGGCACCAATATGCAGACTGCTTTCCAGCGTTTCAATGACAACCCAGTTCGCACCGGCTTCTAGCAGTTGATCTTTTAAATCTCTATCCAGTACTCTGGCCAATATCTTTAGCATTGGATAGAGGGTACGTAGCGTCGATACCGCTTTCAACGCACTGGCGTTATGGTCAATAGATACAATCACCATTTGAGCCTGCTCAACACCAATCACATTAAGTAGCTTTGGATCGGTGATATCACCAAAATAGGCTGGAACACCTGCTTTTTGGGCCTTCTTCACGACTTCTGGATTCTTCTCAATCACAATATGAGGAATTGAGGTGTCTTGTAGCATTTGCGCTAAGACATGGCCGGTATCGCCGTAACCGGCTACCACCACCCGTGCGTTATTGGCGGTTTCATCCGGCATCAGCGACTGGTCAACTTCGGACAGTAGACCTCTTCTGGTCAAACGGCAGCCGAAGGCATACAGGCTCGGTGTAAACGCCATACTTACCGATATAACGCCGATACCCATGATAAAGGTCTTATCATCAATGACACCGAAGGCTTTAGCTACGCCAAACAACACGAAACCGAATTCACCACCCTGACAGAGTAGGAAAGCGACTTTGGTGGCGGCTTCTTTGGAGGTGCCAAACAGTAGCGATAGTAAAAACAGAATAATAATTTTAATCAGCAGAATAACTGCAACATTACTGACAAACAGCAGCGGGGTTTGTGCCAGAGTAGCGAAGTCGATAGACATACCCACTGAAATAAAGAAGATGCTCATCAGCAGGCTTTTAGCCGATTCAACGCTGGCGTGAATTTGGAACCCATATTTTGATGTCGACAGCATCATACCCATGATAAATGCGCCCAACGCCATGGATAAACCGAAGTGTTCCATCACATAAGCTGCCAGTACGACAGCGAACATCACAAACAGTGAAAAGCTTTCACGATAGCCTTTACGCGCCATTCTGTTCAGTAACCAAGGCACCACATAACGGCCAAAGATAATCACCAGCAACAGTGCGCCAATAACTGAAATGGTCTGCATCCACATAGGGGAATCATCTGGCAGTACCGCAATTTTATCGGAAAGTAATGGAACCAGTGCTAACAACGGCACAATAGCTAGATCTTGCATCAGCAGAATAGCAAAACCAATACGCCCGTGTTCGCTAGAGAATTCATTATGTTCCTGTAATATCTGAATCACGAAGGCGGTGGAAGAAAGCGCCAGCGTCAAGCCAATAATGAAAGCCGCATTGGCTGAATTTCCAAGCAAATAGAAGTAGATACCGATGGCGGTGCCAGACAGTAAAATTTGCAGCGAACCCAGACCAAAAACCACTCGTCTCATTGACCAGAGGCGCTTTGGTTGCATTTCTAAACCAATAATGAACAGTAACAGGACGATACCAAATTCGGAGACATGTAGAATATTATCAACATATTCTTTATGGATAACCTGACCTGGTGTATGAGGTCCGATAATCACACCAGTGATCAACAAGCCAAGGATAGAGCCTAGCCCGATCTTTTTCGACAGCGTAACGGTAACCGCCGCAACAAACAGAATAATGGTAAGTAGTAACAAAGGCTCATTCATCGGGCATGTTTCCTGTTGTTGTTGCCCGGCAAAATATAGCCATCGGGAATGTGATTCTCCATAGAAAGATATTCCTTATCATCAATTTTATCGTTAGGTTTCATATTTGAAGTGTTGTATCACGCAGGGCTGAGGAGGAGGGTAAGCCCGTAAACACTAACGTCCGAGAGATTATTATACTCAACAGTTACCACTTATAGCAGATAAATTTATTGATCGCGGTAAACTTATTAATATATTTTATAAATATTTTCATTTGTTATAGTTATCAAGGGAATAATATTATTCAGGGCCTTATATATAAACCTCACCAAAAGGGTGGTGTTTACTTATTTGTTTTGGGCGATAGAATGGCAATACTTTAGTCTTATCCTTATAGAATAATAATATCTTAGCGATGTTTCGGCTCTAATGAGCTGTTTGAAGGAATAAACAGAAATGATGTCATGGGAAACATGGAGTTTCGCTTTTAGCGTAACGGTTCCTACCTTATTAATGATGTTGCTTGGTATTCTCTTGCGGCATCTTCGCCTGATTGACGACCGATTTTGCGATACAGCCAGCAGGGTGGTATTTAATATCGCACTACCTTGCCTGCTATTTTTCAGTATTGCAGGTAACCATGAAGATCTTCAAAGCCACCTCCCAATGATGCTTCATGCTGCGGTTGGTACTATTGGCAGCTTTTTATTGCTGGAGTTGGTTGCGCCTTATTTGGTTAATGATCCCAGAGAGCGGGGGATTTTTGTTCAAGGTGGTTTTAGGGGAAATGCGGCAATATTAGGGGTTGCATACGCGTCAATGGCATTTGGTAGTGAAGGGGTTTCTGTGGCTTCATTCTATATCGTCGTGACGGTCATTCTGTATAACGTTTTGTCGGTGATTACCCTTGCACGCAGTTTATCTACCGGACCGAATGGGCGGCCAAGCTTCACCAGCATAGCGAGAGGAGTAGCAACCAATCCTCTGATTATCGCTATTCTGCTTGCGCTACCGTTCTCTCTATATTCTATTCCTATTCCAGAAGTTCTAACCAAGACCGGCAATTATATCTCTGGGATAGCGTTACCTCTGGCGTTGTTGTGTACCGGTGCCAGTTTGGATTTTCGTGCGATGTTCCGATCATCAAATGTTGCCATGCTCTCCTGTGTTGCTCGGGTTATCGTGGTACCGCTATTGTTGTTTTTAGGTGGATGGTTATACGGCTTCCGTGGTGCTCCTTTAGGCGTTATATTTTTACTGGCGGCGACACCGACTGCCGCTGCCAGTTATGTTATGGCGCGAGCGATGGGTGGAAACCCCACGTTAGCGGCCAACATTATTGCGCTGACGACTCTGACGTCATTTTTCACCACCGCACTCGGTTTGTTGTTATTAAGAGGGAGCGGGCTGATTTAGCGAGGAACCATAATGGATACGCTCTGTCCCCACTGCCACCGAGCTATGCGCTGGAAGCAAGGTAATCTATTTTATTGTGAAGGCTGCTGTAAGGCTTATCAGCAGTTTGCCCTTTGTCCTGATTGCAATAAGCCACTGGAAAAAATGCAGGCCTGCGGTGCGGTAGATTATTTCTGCCAGCATGGCCATGGTTTGATATCGAAGAAGCGTATTACGTTGAATTACGCTGAAGATAAATAGATAAGTATTTTCGGGTCTTCACAAGCGCTTCCCGTTTAATATTTTAGTTTAATTGAATAGAAATGGGCGTCTTTATCGCCCATTTCTATGATGGAGATATTATTGTAATTTACAGTCATTGTGAGGATATGACTTCTTATTGCTTTTATCTTTATATACTAATGTACCCATATCGCCTTTGAGTGAAAGAATATATTGCTTGCTCACGTATTTTTCACCAGAACCTGACTGCTGTATTTTTAATGTGGATGTATTGCCCGCAGCATCGACAATCTTAACTTTATTTGAATTTATACGGGTAAGTTCAAATGTATAATTGCCCTCATCACAGCTATAGCTGGTCGTTTTTTGTGTTGAGGCAGCGATAACCGATGTTGATGCCATTCCGAGAATCATAATCATAAGTAGATTTTTCATTTCATATCTCCATATATTGTTAATTACCAATTTTTGGTAGTTAACAATATATCTCATTAATTAACTCAAATAGGTAAATTGATAATAGTAACTTAATGTAACAACATGGCTGATTGTTGTATTGATAATCGGTTTATGACTTGATGAATATCATATATAGGCATACAGAAAAATATGATGTTCGATGAGTTTTTTTGATGGTTTTTTAAATATTTATAATTACAAATAGAGAAATATTTTTCAGAATCAAGATTTATTATTTGTTGAATAAATACCGCTTACTTGGCTTTCAATCCAACCATCACTAAGACGAGTTTTCAACATATCTCCTGTTTTCACCTGCTTTGATTTTTTCAGCATTTTTCCATCGGGTGCGGTTGTCACACTATAACCTCTGGCAAGCGTTGCTAGAGGGCTTACCGCTTCCAACTGCGAATACCCGACACTAAAACGCTGGCGAGCGGCGTTAAGTTGTCGTTCTAGCGCTTGCTGCAATTGATATTGGTACTGTTGTAACTGCTGTTGGCAACGGTGAACTTTAACCTGCGGTTGGGTGTGTAACAAACGCTGCTGTAAACGTTCTGACTGGCGGTTTGCTAGGCGTAGACGGGTTTGCATCCCTTCTTCCAGCCGACTTTGCAGTTTCAATAGCGCCGTTTGTTGGCGGGATAATCTTAACTGAGGGTGCTGCTGTTGTAAGCGGCTGTCCTGACGAGTAAGACGCTGACGCAAATGGGTTAGATAATAATCCATTGCCATTTCCAACCGCTGCTGCTGGGACTGCAAACGACGGATTAATTCAGGTTGGTTACGGCTAATAAGTTCTGCTGCCGCAGATGGCGTAGGTGCCCGCAAATCTGCTACAAAGTCAGCAATAGTGACATCGGTTTCATGACCCACCGCGCTAACAATAGGAATCTGGCTGTTAAATATGGCCCGTGCAACCAGCTCTTCGTTAAAACACCAGAGATCCTCAAGGGATCCCCCGCCACGGCCAACAATCAAAACGTCACATTCATTGCGCTGATTGACCAGTTCAATGGTTCGGGCAATTTGTAACGTCGCTTCACTACCCTGTACCATGGTTGGATAGATGATCACTGGCAGAGAGGGATCGCGCCGCTGAAGGATCTGCAACATATCGTGCAGAGCTGCTCCAGAGGCGGAGGTAATAATACCAATACAGGTTGCCGGAGAAGGAAGAGGGCGTTTACGCGCTGGATTGAATAACCCTTCATCAGACAACCGCTGTTTAAGCTGTTCAAATCGCTGCTGTAATAAACCATCGCCAGCGGGCTGCATGCTTTCGGCAATCAGCTGGTAGTCACCACGCGGCTCGTATAGGGTAATGGACGCCCGCACTAAAACCTGCTGACCATTTTGTGGTTGGAAGGTCGTTTTGCGGTTAGCGGTACGGAACATCGCACAGCGCACCTGAGCTTTATCGTCTTTTAGCGTGAAATACCAGTGACCAGAAGAGGGTTGAGAGAAGTTAGAAATCTCTGCGGATAGCCATATCTGGCCCATCTCCATTTCCAATAGTTGACGAACCGTTTGGTTTAAACGGCTGACAGTAAAAATGGGGGGAGACGAAGGTAGTGACATCATGTGATGAAGATCAAACTCAATAACGGCGGCTTAATTCACCGATACTACATAGCTATACGCACTAATCAAGTTTTTTTGAAAAAAGGATGGTGTGGGAGGATATGTTTCTGTATACTTCCTCTGCAATATTTTATCTGTTTCTAAACCCCTAACCCGGTGAGATATTGCCCATGCTACGTATTGCTAAAGAAGCCCTGACATTTGACGACGTTCTGCTCGTCCCCGCTCACTCTACGGTATTACCCAATACTGCCGAATTATCAACGATGTTGACCTCAACAATTCGTTTAAACATTCCCATGCTTTCTGCCGCCATGGATACCGTGACTGAAGCCAGTCTGGCAATCGCTCTGGCACAAGAAGGCGGGATCGGTTTTATTCATAAAAATATGCCAATTGAACGCCAGGCGGAAGAAGTTCGTCGGGTAAAAAGACATGAAAGTGGCATTGTCAGTGACCCTATTGCCGTCACGCCGGAAACGACAGTTCGTGAAGTTAAAGAGCTAGCGCTGATTAATGGTTTTGCCGGTTATCCGGTGGTGACTAAAAATAACGAACTGGTGGGTATTATCACTGGCCGTGACGTGCGTTTTGTGACTGATCTTGACCAACCCGTTAGCGCATGGATGACGCCAAAAGCGCGTCTGGTAACGGTCAACGAAACCGAAGCTAAAGATCGCGAAACCGTATTCCAGAAAATGCATGAAAAGCGGGTAGAAAAAGCGCTGGTTGTGGACAGCAAATTTCATCTGCGCGGTATGATTACGGTTAAAGATTTCCAGAAAGCCGAACGTAAACCTAACGCCTGTAAAGATGAATTGGGCCGTTTACGCGTCGGTGCTGCCGTCGGTGCTGGTGCTGGCAATGAAGAGCGTGTAGCGGCACTGGTGGAGGCGGGGGTTGATGTTCTATTGATTGACTCCTCTCACGGTCATTCTGAAGGGGTATTACAGCGCATCCGTGAAACGCGCGCCGTTTATCCTGACTTACAAATTATTGGTGGTAACGTGGCTACGGCTGCCGGTGCCTTGGCGCTGGCACAGGCGGGTGTTAATGCGGTGAAAGTGGGTATTGGTCCTGGTTCTATCTGTACCACTCGCATCGTTACCGGCGTGGGCGTACCGCAAATTACGGCTATTGCCGATGCGGTTGAGGCGGTTGGTCACTTGGGTATTCCGGTGATAGCCGATGGCGGTATTCGTTTCTCTGGTGATATTGCTAAAGCCATTGCTGCCGGTGCTGCCTGCGTGATGGTGGGTTCGATGTTAGCCGGTACGGAAGAGTCCCCGGGTGAAATCGAACTGTATCAGGGCCGCTCTTTCAAGTCTTATCGCGGTATGGGATCGTTGGGTGCGATGTCCAAAGGTTCTTCTGACCGTTACTTCCAGACCGATAATGCGGCAGACAAGTTAGTGCCGGAAGGTATTGAAGGTCGCGTGGCTTATAAAGGTCTACTGAAAGTGATTATTCACCAACAAATGGGTGGATTACGCTCCTGTATGGGGCTGACCGGTTGTGGCACCATTGATGAACTGCGTACTAAAGCGGAGTTTGTTCGTATCACCGGTGCCGGTATTCAGGAAAGTCATGTGCACGATGTGACCATCACTAAAGAGTCACCAAACTACCGTATGGGGTAATTCAGATCGCTTCTGGATGCCAAAAAATTGAAGCGGGAGTGTGAGTTATCCACATTCACCTCTCGTATTCTTCTTGCCGACAACGCTATAATACCGGGCAATTTCTTCTTGTTCGGTCTGCTATCAGGCCTCACATTACCGTTTTTGGAAAGCGATACATGTCAAAAAATATTCATCAGCAACGCATTCTGATTCTGGATTTTGGTTCTCAGTACACTCAGTTAATTGCTCGTCGCGTCCGCGAAATCGGCGTTTATTGCGAACTCTGGGCATGGGATGTCAGCGAAGCGCAAATTCGTGAATTCAATCCAACCGGCATTATCTTATCCGGCAGTCCGGAAAGCACCACCGAAGCCGGAAGCCCACGCGCACCGGAATACGTATTTAACGCCGGTATCCCTGTTCTGGGTATCTGCTATGGCATGCAAACCATGGCAATGCAGCTAGGTGGTAAAGTTCAGGGCTCTGATGAGCGTGAATTTGGTTACGCCAAAGTTGATATTATTCATGACAGCCAATTTGTGCGCGATATTCGCGACTCCCTATCCGCAGAAGGCAAGCCACAGTTAGACGTGTGGATGAGTCATGGGGATAAAGTTACCGCTATTCCGGCAGGCTTTACCGCCGTTGCCAGTACCGATACCTGTCCTTTTGCCATTATGGCAAACGAAGAAAAACATTTTTACGGTCTGCAGTTCCACCCGGAGGTGACCCACACCAATCAGGGACTACGCCTGTTAAAACGTTTTGTACTGGATATCTGCGGCTGCGAAGTTCTGTGGACGCCTGCATCAATTATTGATGACGCCATCGAACGCATTCGCCAGCAAGTGGGTGAAGATGAAGTTATTCTCGGCCTGTCCGGCGGCGTTGACTCATCGGTAACTGCTATGCTGCTGCATCGCGCTATCGGCAAGCGTTTAACCTGCGTATTTGTGGATAATGGCCTGCTGCGTTTGAATGAAGCAGAGCAAGTGATGGATATGTTTGGCGATCGTTTTGGTCTGAATATTGTTCATGTGCCTGCGGAACAGCGCTTCCTTAGTGCACTGGCCGGTATTAACGATCCGGAAGCCAAGCGTAAAGTGATTGGCCGTGTATTTGTTGAAGTGTTTGATGAAGAAGCGTCTAAACAGTCTAACGTGAAGTGGTTGGCACAAGGCACCATCTATCCTGACGTGATTGAATCTGCCGCCTCTGCGACGGGTAAAGCACATGTGATTAAGTCTCACCACAACGTGGGCGGCTTACCAGAAGAGATGAAGATGGGGCTGGTTGAGCCGCTGAAAGAGCTGTTTAAAGATGAAGTGCGTAAAATTGGCTTAGAGCTAGGCTTGCCTTACGACATGCTGTACCGCCATCCATTCCCGGGCCCAGGCTTGGGCGTTCGCGTACTGGGTGAAGTGAAGAAAGAGTACTGTGATTTACTGCGTCGTGCTGATGCCATCTTTATTGAAGAGCTACATAAAGCGGACTTGTACAATAAAGTCAGTCAGGCATTTACCGTGTTTTTACCGGTTCGCTCAGTTGGCGTAATGGGGGATGGTCGTAAGTACGATTGGGTTGTTTCGTTGCGTGCGGTGGAAACCATCGACTTTATGACCGCTCACTGGGCGCATTTACCGTATGACTTCCTTGGTCGGGTATCTAACCGCATCATTAATGAAGTGAATGGTATTTCTCGTGTGGTTTATGATATTTCGGGTAAACCTCCGGCAACGATTGAGTGGGAATAGTTGACAGTGAGCTGAAACGCCTTTAAATAAGGTGGTTTCAGCTCCTTTTTATTTATTATTGCGTTGTCATTGCATTTTTTTCTACGGTTTTTTCTAAATATCGTGCCGTATGAGCATTATTTTGTTGGTGATGAATTTGTTTAAATAACGTCTGCTAATAAGCATTTTAATAAATTAGTAGCAACTCATTAAATTTGTATTTCTATCGTTTTTTTCGACATATCTAATTTACATTTCCTCATGGAAATATTTTATTTTATGCTTAGATATTAGAAAGAAATGATTTTTTTGACAACGATTGGTTATATTCAAAATTTTAATAATAGAAGATTTATATCCTGACGATACTGTTATTCCTGACCTTAGTCATATTGCTTCTTCTTTAGATTTTTTGATTACTATTCTTAATAGAATAAAGCACTTTGATATTATCCCGATCTTTATAAAATAAAATATCAATACCTCTGCCATCAAATTACCACTCTTCATTTTTTTATTATCAAACGCCATTGATTTTTTAAAAATGATTACTCAAGGAAGTTGTATCGTATCCGTATTATCTAGCGTATTTTTATTAGATAGTTGCTTTCTACTCGTTCATTTTAAAACCAAAGCGCTATGATATAATCAATAACATTATGATTCCCGTATGGACTTGTTAATAAAGGATTCTATTTGATGGCCAAAAAGGAAAAAATTTTACCAAAAAACATCAATGAACTACTGGACGCCGGTGATATTGATGAATTAAAAGCGATTTACGATAGCTGTGAGTTGGATGCTCGTGGGGGCTTGGTAAGAGAACGGCTTTGAGCCTTTTTAAGATCCCCGATGAATTGACTCGCTGGCTGATTGAGCAGGGGGCAGACATCGAAGCGACAGATAATTATAAGCGTACCGCGCTACATGAGCAGGCTGGCACTCTGTACGGTAATATTGAATTACTTTTGGCGTTAGGGGCAAACATTGAAGCGCAAGATTATCAGGATGCTACCCCATTACATAAGGCAGCCAGCGCTTATCGTGTAAATCACGTTCAGACATTAATTGCTCATGGGGCAAATATTTACGCTGAAGATCAGATGGGGCGAACCCCGCTAGCTGCTGCGCTTGACCGCTGTCAAAATGCTAACATTAACCGAATGGCTGATATCGCAGAGCTTTTGTTGGAGGCGGGAAATAAAATTCCACCAAAAATGCGTGAGCGTGTTACCAGTATCGGTGAAATGTTTGAATTTCACCGCGCTAATTTTTCTAAAGATAATATTGCTAAAACTGAGGCCGGCTTATCAAAGCTGTACCGCTTATTTGATGTTACGCCAGTGGCTAAACGGCAGATGTATGATGGTGTTTCTGATATCGTTGTCAGTTCTTCATGCTGGCAGCAGGCTCATCAGGAACTATGGGAACGTCTGGTACCTTCCAGCGGTAGCGCCGATACGGTGCAGGGTGAGGTGATTCGTGTCACTGGTCGCTTATCTCATGAAATATTGGATAACGGCGGAGCTAACTGGGATGCAGATTTTCGCAAAATGCTGAGTGCATTGCTGGTGTATTTTAAGTTAGGCAATGCGCTTGAGGCGGAAAAATGGGAAGAAGCAAAAACCATTGCGGCTCCAATCAAAGACGGTAGTGGTGATACAGAGGCGCTTTACCGTTTAACCGAGTTTGCGGTTGATTGGGTGAGGTTGAATCCAGTGCCGGTGGCCGTTGGGAAGGTGGAGTATCGGCGGTAATAACTCCAGATATTCAGTGGGCTTCATCACCTCTATTAACCAAACTTATTCAGGAAAATTGCAAAATGCTCAGAAGTTGCTTAATGACAATCATGCTGATGTTTTCCTCTTACGTGTTGTCGGCAGAACACTGGATTGATGTTCGCATAGCGGAACAGTATCAGGCCGAACACATTGCCGGCGCTATCAATATCCCGTTGAGGCAGCTTAAAGAGCAGATCGCCAGCCAGATAAGTAATAAGGATGATACGCTGCACCTTTATTGTAACTCTGGACGTCAGTCGGGAATGGCAAAGCAGCTCCTTCTTGAACTGGGATATACCCGGGTGCTGGATGAAGGAGGGATCGGCGGGATAGATCGTCCAAAAGAGAATCAAAATGGCGGTTGATAATCATCTCGCCAGATACCACGGTTATGTTACATAGCGCTCAGATTTATTCTTTTGAAACGATGATTAAGCCGAAACAGCTACGGATTCTTTACTAAAAGACGAAAAGGCATCGATTCCTTAGCTCAATAAATTTAGGGGGTTAAGCTAGTGCCTGACTAAATTGTTCTAACTGTAACTATATTATGTTTAATGATTGCATTTGATTGTCTTAAATCGCTTCATGCACTATTTGGGGTATGCCGTCGTCACTAAACGGCATAAATTGAAATAGGCATGAGGTTTTTGTTTATTGAAACTAGACAAAGGTTAAAACCAGTTAGAAATACAGCGGATATAGGCTAGCAGCCCCTGTAATATACAGAGAAATGGAGCGGTAAATGAAAGTGATAAAACTCTTTTTGATGATCGGCGCACTATCATGCAGTGCTGGTGCGATGGCAACGACTGTTGAGCAAAGCTGTCTGGATTATGGCAAGAAAGTGATGAAGCAGAACCCAGATATGGTGTCTTTGTTACGTCAGGCCAAGATTGATCCGCAGGATGTTGTCGTTGAACGCTTTGAAGGGAAAGTGGGTAAGCAGCCGGTGAGCACGGTTGTGACAGCGAAAATTCATAGTACGCAGGAAAAACTGGGAACAATTTTTTGCCTAGTTAATAACTCTCCACTGTATTTTCATTATATCCCCATTGAAGAGTAATCTGACTTAGCGGTTTAATCCGAAGTGGCTCATCCAATCATGGTTTTGGGTGAGCCATAGTTTTGGGATGAAAGATAAAAATCTTACTTCTCAATCAGCTGTTGCCAGCTATCCTTCA
Above is a window of Limnobaculum parvum DNA encoding:
- the der gene encoding ribosome biogenesis GTPase Der — translated: MIPVIALVGRPNVGKSTLFNRLTRTRDALVADFPGLTRDRKYGKAESAGHEFIVIDTGGIDGTEDGVETHMAGQSLLAIEEADVVLFMVDARAGLMPADQGIAQHLRMREKATFLVANKTDGLDPDSAVGDFYALGLGEVYPIAASHGRGVTSLIEQVLGPAVEEDESAESEYEQFAGIDGDIGDEEFDENAVEDEEEDTSYLENLPIKLAIVGRPNVGKSTLTNRILGEERVVVYDMPGTTRDSIYIPMTRDEREYILIDTAGVRKRARVTETVEKFSVIKTLQAIEDANVVLLVIDAREGISDQDLSLLGFIINSGRSLVIAVNKWDGLSQEIKEQVKEALDMRLGFVDFARVHFISALHGSGVGNLFESVQEAYRCATRRVSTSLLTRIMQMAQDDHQPPLVGGRRVKLKYAHAGGYNPPIVVIHGNQVKDLPDAYKRYLMNYFRRSLEVMGTPIRIQFKEGDNPFAGRRNKLTATQQRKRRRLMQHIKSRGK
- a CDS encoding monovalent cation:proton antiporter-2 (CPA2) family protein; the protein is MNEPLLLLTIILFVAAVTVTLSKKIGLGSILGLLITGVIIGPHTPGQVIHKEYVDNILHVSEFGIVLLLFIIGLEMQPKRLWSMRRVVFGLGSLQILLSGTAIGIYFYLLGNSANAAFIIGLTLALSSTAFVIQILQEHNEFSSEHGRIGFAILLMQDLAIVPLLALVPLLSDKIAVLPDDSPMWMQTISVIGALLLVIIFGRYVVPWLLNRMARKGYRESFSLFVMFAVVLAAYVMEHFGLSMALGAFIMGMMLSTSKYGFQIHASVESAKSLLMSIFFISVGMSIDFATLAQTPLLFVSNVAVILLIKIIILFLLSLLFGTSKEAATKVAFLLCQGGEFGFVLFGVAKAFGVIDDKTFIMGIGVISVSMAFTPSLYAFGCRLTRRGLLSEVDQSLMPDETANNARVVVAGYGDTGHVLAQMLQDTSIPHIVIEKNPEVVKKAQKAGVPAYFGDITDPKLLNVIGVEQAQMVIVSIDHNASALKAVSTLRTLYPMLKILARVLDRDLKDQLLEAGANWVVIETLESSLHIGAEALKVLGVADEEVSELVDSLRKDGMMATAEEPEVDDAEAESNTARAPLIIDTDVELPSDVDDKTLEPHQRPEAG
- a CDS encoding AEC family transporter; its protein translation is MSWETWSFAFSVTVPTLLMMLLGILLRHLRLIDDRFCDTASRVVFNIALPCLLFFSIAGNHEDLQSHLPMMLHAAVGTIGSFLLLELVAPYLVNDPRERGIFVQGGFRGNAAILGVAYASMAFGSEGVSVASFYIVVTVILYNVLSVITLARSLSTGPNGRPSFTSIARGVATNPLIIAILLALPFSLYSIPIPEVLTKTGNYISGIALPLALLCTGASLDFRAMFRSSNVAMLSCVARVIVVPLLLFLGGWLYGFRGAPLGVIFLLAATPTAAASYVMARAMGGNPTLAANIIALTTLTSFFTTALGLLLLRGSGLI
- a CDS encoding zinc ribbon domain-containing protein, with protein sequence MDTLCPHCHRAMRWKQGNLFYCEGCCKAYQQFALCPDCNKPLEKMQACGAVDYFCQHGHGLISKKRITLNYAEDK
- a CDS encoding MliC family protein, with the protein product MKNLLMIMILGMASTSVIAASTQKTTSYSCDEGNYTFELTRINSNKVKIVDAAGNTSTLKIQQSGSGEKYVSKQYILSLKGDMGTLVYKDKSNKKSYPHNDCKLQ
- the xseA gene encoding exodeoxyribonuclease VII large subunit, whose protein sequence is MSLPSSPPIFTVSRLNQTVRQLLEMEMGQIWLSAEISNFSQPSSGHWYFTLKDDKAQVRCAMFRTANRKTTFQPQNGQQVLVRASITLYEPRGDYQLIAESMQPAGDGLLQQRFEQLKQRLSDEGLFNPARKRPLPSPATCIGIITSASGAALHDMLQILQRRDPSLPVIIYPTMVQGSEATLQIARTIELVNQRNECDVLIVGRGGGSLEDLWCFNEELVARAIFNSQIPIVSAVGHETDVTIADFVADLRAPTPSAAAELISRNQPELIRRLQSQQQRLEMAMDYYLTHLRQRLTRQDSRLQQQHPQLRLSRQQTALLKLQSRLEEGMQTRLRLANRQSERLQQRLLHTQPQVKVHRCQQQLQQYQYQLQQALERQLNAARQRFSVGYSQLEAVSPLATLARGYSVTTAPDGKMLKKSKQVKTGDMLKTRLSDGWIESQVSGIYSTNNKS